TGCTTGCCCGAGTCCATGACCGCGAACTTGTAGTCCCCACTGGGGTGGCGTCCGATCGGGGCGTCGATGGTGCCGACGTGCGGGTCGGGCAGTCCCTGGACGAGCGCGTGGTAGGTCTTGTCGACGGTGCGCTCCTTGAAGGCGCGCTTGAGCACGCTGTAGGCGTGCTCGCTCTTGCACACGACCATCAGGCCCGACGTGCCGACGTCCAGGCGCGAGACGATGCCCTGCCGCTCGCTCGCCCCGCTGGTGGAGATGCGGTAGCCAGCCGCGGCCAGGCCGCCGAGGACGTCGGGACCCGACCAGCCGACGCTGGGGTGCGCCGCGACCCCGACGGGCTTGTCGACGACGACGATGTCGTCGTCGTCGTGGACGATCCGCATGCCGGGGACGGGCTCGGCGACGACGGCGAGGACGGGGGTCTCGTCGGCCGAGGGCAGGGTGATCTCCACGTGGGAGCCGGCCATGACCCGGGCCGACTTCGCCACGCTGGCACCATCGACGAGGATCGTCCCGTCGGCGGCCATCTCCGCGGCGCGGGTGCGAGAGAGACCGAAGAGGCGGGCCACCGCGGCGTCCACGCGCTCACCCTCGAGTCCCTCGGGGACGAGGACGTTGCGGGTCTCACTCATCGGTGGCGCCTCCTGCGGCGTGCTGGGGCCGGGACCCGTCCAGGCCCACGTTGCTGAAGACGAGCCAGATGAGCAGGCACGCCCCGGCGACGATGGCGATGTCGGCGATGTTGCCGACGAAGAGCCCGCCGTAGTCGATGAAGTCCACGACCCGTCCGCGCAGCGGCCCCGGGTCCCGGAAGAACCGGTCGACGAGGTTGCCGAGCGAGCCACCGAGCAGCAGCCCGAGGGCCACGGCCCAGCGCATGGACCCGACCCGTCGGGAGGCCCACAGGATCGCGAGGGTCACCGCCACGGCGATGAGCGTCATCACCCAGGTCATCGAGTCACCGATGGAGAAGGCGGCCCCGGAGTTGTGGATCAGGCGAAGGGAGAGCACGTCACCGATGAGTGGGCGGACCCGGCCGTCGGCCAGTGCGCCGAGCGCCCAGGCCTTGGACGCCTGGTCCAGCACCAGGGCGATGATCGCTGCGAGGGCATACCGACGCAGCACCCCGGGGCGGGCGCTCGCCGCCGGGGTGCCATCGTCGTCTGGGGTGCGTGGGGCGCTCAGCGCCGCTCCTGCTGGCTCTTGCATGTCATGCACAGGGTCGCACGAGGATAGGCCTGCAGTCGAAGCTTGCCGATCGGGTTGCCGCAGGACTCGCAGGTCCCGTAGGTCCCGTCCTCGAGCCGGGCCAGCGCGCGCACGTTCTGCTCCAGCCCTGCGCGGGCACCGGCGACGAGCGTCGACTCGTGCTCGCGCTCGAAGGACTTGGCTCCGGCATCGGCCTGGTCGTCGCCGGCGCCGTCGATGGGCTCCTTGAGGAACTCGCTCAGGTCGGTCTCCGCTGCGGTGACCTCGGCGGTGAGCCGCTCGATCTCCGACTCGAGCTCGACCCGGACCTCCTTGAGCTCCTTGGCCGTCCAGGGGCTCTCGTCCTCACGGACCGCGAGCTTGCCGGGTCCGGTCTTCTTCGCCGGGGTCTTCTTCGCCGGGGCCGCGGTCGCTGTGGTCTTGCTCGCAGCCTTCTTGACCGGTGCCTTCGCTGCCGGCGTCTTCGTGGCCGTCTTCTTCGCCGCCATGACCGTCCTCAGTTCAGTGGGCCCGTACCGCAGTACGGTGCAGAGTCACCGAAGGGTACGACGTTTTCGCCCAGATATCAGACTTGACCAGCCCCGTGTCGTCGCGCGCGCTCCGGCAGGGGTCGGGGCCCGACGAGGCGGCGTCCTCCCGATGTCGGGAGACCGCCGCCTCGTGGGTTGCCTCGTGGGTCGTGCGTGGTGGAGATCAGACCTTGGAGCTGGGCTCCGGCGCCACGGACGCGTTGGTCTCCAGACCCTTCAGCTGGGAGCCGATGAAGTCCTTGAGCTTGCGGCGGTAGTCGCGCTCGTAGGTGGTCAGCTCGGCGACCTGCGCCTCGAGCCTGGACTTCTGCTCGTTGAGGTCGTCGAGGATCTTCTTGCGCTGGGCCTCGGCCTCGGTGACCATCGTCGTGCTCTTGGCCTGGGCGTCCGAGATCAGCTTGTCGCGCTGGGTCGTGCCCTCGCCGACGAACTGGTCGCGCTTGCTCTGACCGGTCTTGAGGAACTCGTCGTGCTTGCCCTGACCCGTCTTGACGAAGTCGTCGTGCTTGGCCTGACCCGTCCGGACGAAGTCGTCGTGCTTGCCCTGACCGCTGGCGACCAGCTCGTCGTGCTTGCGCTGCGCCTCGGCGATGAGCTTGTCGCGCTGGGTCGTGCCCTCGGCGACGTGCTCGTCGTGCAGGCGCTGGGCGAGGGCGATGAGACCGGACGCGCCGGCGCCACCACCCGCAGCGGCAGCCATCTGGCCGGCGCCACCGTCGGTGTCGGCGACCGGCTGTGCGGCAGCTGCCTTGGCGGACTCGTCCTGGCGGGCCTTGGCCTCCGCCTCGGCCTTGTCCGCAGCGGCGTTGGCGGCCGCGATGCGCTGCTGCGCGCTCTCCTCGGCCTCCTTGGCGCGAGCGTTGACCGTGGCGATGCGCTCGTCGGCGCCCTGCTGGGCCTTGCCGAGACGGGCGTCGTCGCCCTTGGCCTGCTCGTCACGGGCCCGGCCCGACTGCTCGAGCTCGCTGATGCGCTTGTCGGCTGCGGCGCGGGCCGCGGCCTCCTTGTCGAGACGCGCCCGCAGGTCGCGGTTCTCGCGGGTCAGGGCCTCGTCGGCCTTGCCGGACCCGGCGACAGCGGCGGCCGCGGGGGCGGCAGCACTGGACGTCGTGGTCGGGCCGCCGTCCTCGGCGCGGGCCCGAAGGTCCTCCGAGTCCTTGACCATGCGGCGCATCTCAGCGACGACCTCGTCCAGGAAGTCGTCGACCTCGCGCTCGTCGTACCCACGACGGAACTGGGTCTGGGTGAAGGTCTTGTTGAGGACGTCCTCGGGCGTGAGCGCCATTGTTCCTCCGTATGCGATCGGACAGGTTGCACGCCAGTGACGCGCATCGGCGCGCACGGGCATCGACGTCAGCCTAGACGATCCTCAGCAGCAGCGAGACCGCGACGATGAGCACCAGGAAGGACACGTCGATGGCGATCCCACCCAGACGCAGCGGCTTGAAGACCTTGCGCAGGGCCTTCAGCGGTGGATCGGTGACCGTGAAGATGGCCTCGGCGACGACGAGGATCACACCGGTGGGGCGCCACTGGCGCGCGAAGACCTGGATCCAGTCGAGGATGAGGCGCCCGATGAGGATGAGGAAGTAGACGTACAGCACGAGGTGCAGCACGCTGCGGACGATCGACATGCAACCAGCCTAAGGTCGGCGCCCTGTGGCCCCGCTGGGAGTGGACGGCGGGGCCGCGGTCAGCTCTGGTTGAACAGCGCGCGGGGAGCCACCGGCTCGCCGCCCTCGGAGTCGACCTCGATGTGCTCGGGCGAGAGCAGGAAGACCTTGTTGGTCACGCGCTCGATGGACCCGTGCAGGCCGAAGACGAGGCCGGCCGCGAAGTCGACGAGGCGCTTGGCGTCGGAGTCGTCCATGTCGGTGAGGTTCATGATCACCGGGGTGCTGCTGCGGAAGCTCTCGCCGATGGCGCGGGCGTCGTTGTAGGTGCTCGGGTGGATCGTCGTGATGCGGTTCATCGGGGTGACCTCCACCTCACGGACGGCCGGCGTGCTCGGGACACGACGCAGCGGAGTGACCTCGGCAGCGCGCTCGTCCTCGACGAGCTCGTGGCCGCCCTCGTAGTCGTCGACGTACTCGTCGTACTCGTCGTAGCGCTTGTCGTCCTCGGCCAGCCCGAGGTACACCATCGCGTTGCGCAGTGCCGTCATGTCCTCAAATCCTCACATCAAACTGTTGCCTCGTCGGTGTCACCGAAGTTACCGGTGTGACAGGCGAGTTCCGAGGATTGCCGTCCCGACACGCAGGTGTGTCGCGCCATGACGCACCGCGGCCTCGAGGTCGCCACTCATCCCGGCCGAGAGCATGCGGGCCCGCGGGTGGTCGGCCAGGAGCGGCTGATGCAGCCGCGCGAGCCGCTCGAAGGCGGCGTCGGGGTCGGCGTCGAGCGGGGCGACGGCCATGAGTCCGCCCAGGCGAAGGGAGCTGCCCGCGATCCGGTCGGCCAGCGCCGGCACGTCGGACGGGTCCGCTCCCCCACGCCCGGCCCCGGCATCGGGGTCGAGGTTGACCTGGATGAGCGCGGTCACCTCGCGCCCGGCCGTCTCGGCACCCCGGGCCAGCGCACCGACGAGCTTGTCCCGGTCGACGGACTGGACGACATCGGCCCATCGGGCGACGGCCGTGGCCTTCTTGGACTGCAGCTGACCGATGAAGTGGGTACGCACCCCGGGCGGGGTCCCCCCTTCGGCCAGCTTGGCGGACGCCTCCTGCTCACGGTTCTCGCCGATCTCGGTGACGCCCAGCCCGGCGAGCAGGTCGAGGTCGCTGCGGGGGAAGAACTTCGTCACGACGACCAGCTGCACGCCCTCGCGGGGTCGGCCGGAGGCAGCGCACGCGGCCGCGATCCGCCCCTCGACATCGGCGAGGTTGGCGGCGAGCTCCTCGCGCCGCCCCGGCTCCTGGGTCATGCCCGTCTCCCGATGACCCCGGCGAAGCGTCCGGTCTGCCCGTCGCGCCGGTAGGAGAAGTAGGCGTCGTCCTCGCGCGCGCACCCGGCGACCCACTGGACGGGCACCCCGGCCCCCTGCAGCTGGTCGACGACACCGCTGGCGACGTCGATGGCGGCGGTCCCCGACCACGTGACCGCGGCCGAGACGGGAGCGACCTGCGCGGCGGCGGCGCGCATCTCGGTGGGCACCTCGTAGCAGCGGCCGCAGACGGAGGGGCCGACCGCGGCGGTCAGGCGGGTGGCGCCGAGGCCGCGCATGGCCTCGACGAGGCGCAGGACGACGCCGGCGACCATCCCCGGACGGCCCGCGTGGGCCACGCCGACGAGCGCGCTCGCCTCGTCGTGCACCAGGACGGGGGTGCAGTCGGCGACGAGCACGCCGAGCGCGATCCCCGGCAGGTCGGTGACCATCGCGTCGCCGGTGCCCACGGCACCGGTCGGCGTCCGGGGGCCCTGCAGCAGCTCGGCGTCCACGTGGACGACGTCGCTGCCGTGGACCTGGTCGGCCCAGACCGTCGGCATGCCGACCGCCTCCTCGAGGCGAGCCCGGTTGGCGGCCACCGCGGCCGGCTCGTCACCGACGTGCGCGCCGAGGTTGAGGCCGGCGAAGGGAGGCACGCTCACCCCGTCGTGGCGGTCGGTGAAGGCGCGCACGAGGCCCGCGTCGTCGTCTCTCCAGGCAAACACGTCTGCAACCTACTCTGCGGGGTCGAGCCACCTGCCACCCGAGTGCCGGGTCACGCGAGAGACCCTCCCTTCGCAAGGGATCGACACGCGTGCGAAGGGAGGGTCTCGGGTGGAGCGGGTGCGGCCTCAGCCGTCGGTCACTTCAGGAAGTCGGGTACGTCCAGGTCGTCGCCGTCGTCGAAGGTCACCTGGCGCGGCGGTGCGGCCTGCTGCTGCGCCGGGGCCGCCTGCTGCGCGGGCACCTGCTGAGGAGCCTGCTGGGCCGGCACCTGCTGAGGAGCCTGCTGAGCCGGCACCTGCTGAGGAGCCTGCTGCTGAGCGGGCACCTGCTGCGGCTGCGCCTGGGCCGGTCGCTGCTGCTGGGGCTGGGACTGCTGCGCCGGCGCCTGCCGCGCCGGGGCGACCTGCTGGGGGGCCTGACGGCCCTGGCCGCCGGACTGGACCTGACCGAGCGCCCGGTCGTCGGGACGCTGGGTGGGTGCGCCTCCGTCGAAGCCGGCCGCGATGACCGTCACGCGCACCTCGTCGCCGAGGGCGTCGTCGATGACGGCACCGAAGATGATGTTGGCCTCCGGGTGGGCGGCCTCCTGCACGAGGCGGGCGGCCTCGTTGATCTCGAAGAGGCCGAGGTCGCTGCCACCCTGGATCGAGAGCAGGACGCCGTGGGCGCCGTCGACGCTGGCCTCGAGCAGCGGCGAGGAGATCGCCAGCTCCGCTGCTTGGACGGCGCGATCCTCTCCTCTCGCCGACCCGATCCCCATGAGGGCGGATCCCGCGCCCTGCATGACGGACTTGACGTCGGCGAAGTCGAGGTTGATCAGACCCGGCGTGGTGATCAGGTCGGTGATGCCCTGGACACCGGAGAGCAGCACCTGGTCGGCGCTGCGGAAGGCGTCGAGCATGCTGACCGCGCGGTCGCTGATCGAGAGCAGCCGGTCGTTGGGGATGACGATGAGGGTGTCGACCTCGTCGCGCAGCGCACTGATGCCGGACTCGGCCTGGTTGGCCCGACGACGACCCTCGAAGGTGAAGGGCCGCGTGACGACACCGATGGTGAGCGCACCGAGGCTCTTGGCGATCTTGGCCACGACGGGCGCGCCGCCCGTGCCGGTGCCGCCGCCCTCGCCCGCGGTGACGAAGACCATGTCGGCCCCCTTGATGACCTCCTCGATCTCCTCGGCGTGGTCCTCGGCCGCCTTCTTGCCGACCTCGGGGTCCGCGCCGGCACCGAGCCCGCGGGTCAGCTCACGACCGACGTCGAGCTTGACGTCGGCGTCAGACATCAGGAGCGCCTGGGCGTCGGTGTTGATCGCGATGAACTCGACGCCCTTGAGGCCGACCTCGATCATCCGGTTGACGGCGTTGACGCCACCGCCGCCGATGCCGACGACCTTGATAACGGCCAGATAGTTCTGGGCTGATGCCACGGGGGACTCCTGATTGCTGGTGCTCGGTGCTGTCCTGGTCCCGAAACTCAAGGTGAACTTCAGGGTTACAGTTTGGTCACGCTCGATGTGTGCTGACGTTATGCGGCCCGGGCCGCTGGGGCAAACGCTGCACGCGCGTGTCGTCAGACTACCCCTTCGTCACCGGCGTGTCGGGGGCGGAGACGTCGATGACCTCGGGCTTCTTGGCCAGAAGTATCTGGATCACCTTGACCTTGACCTCCGGCGTGTGGTCATCGCCCCAGATGATCTTGGTCGAGCCGAGGGTGAAGCTGATCTGGTCGGCCGAGTCGACCGCGATCCCCTTGACCGTGCGGCGCATCTCCTGCGGCATCGCCGCGAGCATGCCCTGGGCCGCGCGCACCCCGTGACCGGAGACCCGCGCCCCGCCATCGGCGGAGACGGTGGGCACGCCGGTCGGTGCCGTGGAGACGGTCCGGATGACGACGCCCTCGAGGTCGAGGAGTCGGTAGGCACCGCCGCCCGCCCGCACGGCCAGCGCCGGAACCCTCGAGGTCACCTTGACATCGAGGGTATGGGGCCAGTCCGGGTCGACCGAGACCGCCGCCGCGCCTGGCACCTCCTCGGTGATCCGTCGGGCCAGCGCATCACCGTCCACCCGCATGAGAGGGGTGCCGATCGCGTCCTCGGCGATCCGCTCCACCTGCCGCCGGTCGGTCGGGTCGGCTCCCGTGACCGCGACCTGGCGGGTGTCCAGGGCGGACGAGAAGCCGACCACCCAGGCGAGAGCGAGGAGCACGACGACGACGAGGAGAGCGACCGCCCAGCGGCGCACCCGGTGCGCGCGCACCATGGCCGCCCGCTCGGCGAAGCGCTCCTCGGTCGCCTCCCTCGTGCCGCTCCCCCGGCTCACCGGCCCGCCCTCATCGATGCAGGACCTCGAGCAGCTGCGGGCCCACCCATGTGACGTCACCGGCGCCGACGGTCAGGACGAGGTCGCCGGGCTGCGCGGCGTGCGCGACGCTGGCCAGGGCGGTCTCGACGTCGACGACCCGGGCCGAGCGGCCGGCCTGCACGAGGGGGCCGGCGATCAGCTCGGAGGTGACCCCGTCCATCGGCTCCTCGCGGGCACCGTAGATGTCGAGCAGCAGGATCTCGTCGGCCGGCGAGAGCCCCGCGGCGAAGGCCGTGGCGAAGTCACGGGTGCGCGAGTACAGGTGCGGCTGGAAGATGACGAAGAGCCGGTGCTCGCCGGCGATCTCCTTGGCCGTGCGCACGACCGCCTCGACCTTGCCGGGGTTGTGCGCGTAGTCGTCGACGACCGTGACCCCGCGGACCTCGCCCTTGGTCTCGAAGCGGCGGCGAGTGCCCCCGTAGGCGGCCAGCCCGTCGAGGACCGACTGCGGGTCGACGCCGAGGCCATGGGCCGCCGCTGTGTAGGCGGCCGCGGCGTTGAGCAGGTTGTGCCGGCCGGGGACGGTGATCGCCAGCTCGCGCCGCACGCCTGCCTCGACGAGGACGGCGCGGGCGCTCGTGCCGTCGAGCACCGGGTCGACGAGGCGCACGTCGGCATCGTCGGCGAAGCCGTAGCGCACGACCCGACGGCCGGCTGCGGACGCTCGCCGGCCCAGTCGCTGCGACCCCGCGTCGTCGGCGCAGACCACGAGGAGCCCACCGTCGACGATCGTCGCGGCGAACTCGAGGTAGGCCGCCTCGACGGTCGAGAAGTCCCCGTAGAAGTCGAGGTGGTCGGGCTGGACATTGGTCACGACGGCGACATCGGGCTGGTAGGCGAGGAAGGAGCCGTCGGACTCGTCGGCCTCCGCGACGAAGGCCACGCCCTCCCCCAGGGCAGCGTTGACGCCCTGGGTGGACAGCTCACCCCCGAGTGCGAAGGAGGGGGCCTCGCCGGCCTCGAGCAGGGCGACGGTGAGCATCGAGCTCGTGGTCGTCTTGCCGTTGGCACCGGCGATGGCGACACGGGACTGCTCCCCCATCGCCGACGCCAGTGCCTGGCTGCGGTGGAGCACGCGCAGACCGCGGGCCCGGGCGGCAGCGAGCTCGGCGTTGTCCTCGCGGATCGCGGAGGAGACGACGACGGTGTCGGCCCCCTCGAGGCGCTCGGGGTCGTGCCCGACCCAGATCGTCGCGCCGCGCTCGCGCAGGCGCTCCAGCAGTGGCGAGTCCTTGGCGTCGCTGCCGCGGACCCGGACGCCGGCGTCCAGGAGCAGGCGCACGATCGCTGACATTCCGGCACCGCCGGCGGCCAGCACGTGGACGACGCCGAGGTCGGCGATCGGCACGCGCGGGGCGAGCACGTCGAAGCGCGGGTTGCGCGGGACCGGAGGCAGAGCCGACCCAGGAGCCCGTGGCGTGTCACCCACGGCTGCCCCCGGCCTGCCAGGCCTGCGTGACCATGTCAGCGAGGGTCTCGTCCGCGTCGCGGTGACCGACCGATGCCGCGGCGAGCGACATGGCCTCCAGCCGCGACCGGTCCTGCAGCAGGGGCACGATCTCGCGCGCGACCCAGGCCGGGTCGACGTCGGCGTCCTCGACGAGGACACCGCCACCGGCCGCCACGACGTCGGCGGCGTTGAGCCGCTGCTCGCCGTTGCCGATGGGCAGGGGGACGTAGACACCGGGCAGGCCGACCGCGGTCAGCTCGCAGACGGTGTTGGCCCCGGCACGGCAGACGACGGCGTCGGCCGCCGCATAGGCCAGGTCCATGCGGTCGACATAGGGCATGACCACGTAGGGGACGGACTCGTCACCGCCGAGCGCGATGAAGTCCTTGCCTGCGCCGGTGGCGTGCAGCACCTGCACCCCAGCGTCACGCAGGATGGCGACGCTGGCGGCGAAGGCGTCGTTGAGCCGCTTGGCGCCGAGCGATCCGCCGGTGACCAGGAGGACCGGCAGGTCCTCGCGCAGGCCGAGGCCCGCGCGAGCCTGCGCCCGCACCGCGGCTCGGTCGAGGGCGACGATCTCGGGCCGCAGCGGCATGCCGATGACCCGACCGCCGGCCAGCTTGGTGCCGGGGAAGGTCACGCCGATGTGGTCGGTGAACCGCGCCCCCACCTTGTTGGCGATGCCGGCACGCGCGTTCTGCTCGTGGATGACGATCGGCACGCCGGCCTTGCGGGCGGCGAGGTAGGCCGGCGTCGAGACGTAGCCACCGAAGCCGACGACGACCTGGGCGTCGATCTGCTCGATGGCGCGACCCGCTGAGGCCACGGCGCGACGCAGGTTGACCGGGAGGCGCACGAGGTCGCCGGACGGGCGGCGCGGGAGCGGCACCTTGGGGATCGTCGCGAAGTCGTACCCGCGCTCGGGGACGAGGCGCGACTCCAGCCCTTCGCCCGTCCCGAGCGCGAGGATGGCGACCTCGGGATCACGTCGGCGGAGGCAGTCGGCGAGGGCGAGCAGCGGGGAGACGTGTCCCGCGGTGCCACCACCCGCCAGCAGGATGCGTGCGGGGCGGGTGAGCGTCATCGCGTGGATGTCCTCCTGCTGGGGAACCGGGCGAGCAGAGCGCGCGCACGGGAGGGCTTTGCCGCGATCATCTCAGAGCAGCCCGGTTCGGCACGAGCGAAGCTCAGCAGGACGCCGACAGCGAGCATCGAGGTGACGAGCGAGGATCCGCCCGAGGAGACGAAGGGCAGCGGGACGCCGATGACCGGGAGCATCCCGATGACGGCGCCGATGTTGATGATCGCCTGCACGAGTACCCAGGTACAGATGCCGGCGGTGGCGATGCGCACGAAGAAGTCGTCGGTGCGGGTCACGAGCCGCAGACCGGCCAGGGCGAAGGCGGCGAAGAGCGCGAGGATCGCGAGCGTGCCGAGCAGGCCCAGCTCCTCGCCGATGATCGCGAAGATGAAGTCGTTGTACGGCTCCGCGAGCCAGCCCCATTTTTCGCGGCTGGCCCCGAGGCCCACACCGAGCCAGCCGCCGTCGGCGAGGGCGTAGCGGCCGTGGATGGACTGCCGGCAGATGCCGTAGAAGGACTCCGTGCCCGGTGCGCACTGGGCCGGGTCGAGCCAGACCTGGATGCGCTCCATGCGGTTGTTGCCGATGCTGGCCGCCAGGAAGCCGAGGACGGCCAGGACACCGCCGCCGAGAACGAACCAGCGCAGCTGGATCCCGGCCGCGAAGAGCATGCCGACGACGATCGCCACGATGACCATGGCGGTTCCGAGGTCGTTCCCGAGCATGACCAGCAGCACCATGCCCAGGGCTATCGGCGCGACGAGGGGGACGAGCGCGTGCTTGATCGAGCCGAGTAGCTCCCGCTTGCGCTCGAGGACGAGCGCGCCACCGAGCACGAGCCCGATCTTGGCGATCTCGCTCGGCTGGACCGACAGCGACCCGACACCGATCCAGTTGCGGTTGCCCTGGAACCCGAAGCCGAGCGGGGTGAGGACCAGGCCGAGCAGGACGAAGGAGACCAAGACCGCGGGCAGTGCGAAGCGTTTCCAGAAGAGCACACTGCGCCGCGAGGCCCACCACAGGGCGGCCCCACCGGCGAGAGCGAAGACGAACTGCTTGAGGAAGATCGTGAAGGACGAGTCGTTTTCTCTCAGGGAGACGATCATCGACGCCGAGAGGACCATGACCAGTCCGATGCCGACGAGCAGGCTGATGACACCGAGCAGGAGGTAGTAGGTCGTCGTCGGCGACTCGAAGCGGGCCGTCCACTGCTCGATCCGGGTGCGAGCGGGCCGCGTACCGGCGCGACGGCTGGTCGATGCGCTGCTGCTCACTCTCACCCCTCCTGCAGGTATCGATCCACCGCGGCAGCGAAGGCATCGCCGCGCGCCCCGTAGTTGTCGAACATGTCCATGGATGCTGCTGCCGGGGCGAGCAACACCACGTCACCCGGCCGCGCGAGCTCACCCGCGTGGCGGACGACGAGATCCATCGCACCAGTGTCCGTTGCCTCGACGTCGATCACCGGGACCTCGGGCGCGTGTCGTGCCAAGGCGGCCGCGATCCGCTCCCGGTCGCGCCCGATGAGGACGGCAGCTCGCAGTCGTCCCGCGGCGGCTGCGACGAGCTCGTCGACATCGGCCCCCTTGAGCAGTCCACCGGCGACCCACACGACGTGCTCGTAGGCGGTCAGGCTGGCCTGCGCGGCGTGGGGGTTGGTCGCCTTGGAGTCATCGACCCAGTGCACCTCGCCGTGAGTGGCGACGTGGGCGATGCGGTGCGGCTCGGGCCGCCAGGCCCGCAGTCCGTCGCGCACGGCGACGGGCGGGACGCCGTGC
The genomic region above belongs to Janibacter limosus and contains:
- a CDS encoding TraR/DksA family transcriptional regulator; protein product: MAAKKTATKTPAAKAPVKKAASKTTATAAPAKKTPAKKTGPGKLAVREDESPWTAKELKEVRVELESEIERLTAEVTAAETDLSEFLKEPIDGAGDDQADAGAKSFEREHESTLVAGARAGLEQNVRALARLEDGTYGTCESCGNPIGKLRLQAYPRATLCMTCKSQQERR
- the ftsZ gene encoding cell division protein FtsZ, translating into MASAQNYLAVIKVVGIGGGGVNAVNRMIEVGLKGVEFIAINTDAQALLMSDADVKLDVGRELTRGLGAGADPEVGKKAAEDHAEEIEEVIKGADMVFVTAGEGGGTGTGGAPVVAKIAKSLGALTIGVVTRPFTFEGRRRANQAESGISALRDEVDTLIVIPNDRLLSISDRAVSMLDAFRSADQVLLSGVQGITDLITTPGLINLDFADVKSVMQGAGSALMGIGSARGEDRAVQAAELAISSPLLEASVDGAHGVLLSIQGGSDLGLFEINEAARLVQEAAHPEANIIFGAVIDDALGDEVRVTVIAAGFDGGAPTQRPDDRALGQVQSGGQGRQAPQQVAPARQAPAQQSQPQQQRPAQAQPQQVPAQQQAPQQVPAQQAPQQVPAQQAPQQVPAQQAAPAQQQAAPPRQVTFDDGDDLDVPDFLK
- a CDS encoding YggS family pyridoxal phosphate-dependent enzyme; amino-acid sequence: MTQEPGRREELAANLADVEGRIAAACAASGRPREGVQLVVVTKFFPRSDLDLLAGLGVTEIGENREQEASAKLAEGGTPPGVRTHFIGQLQSKKATAVARWADVVQSVDRDKLVGALARGAETAGREVTALIQVNLDPDAGAGRGGADPSDVPALADRIAGSSLRLGGLMAVAPLDADPDAAFERLARLHQPLLADHPRARMLSAGMSGDLEAAVRHGATHLRVGTAILGTRLSHR
- a CDS encoding cell division protein SepF is translated as MTALRNAMVYLGLAEDDKRYDEYDEYVDDYEGGHELVEDERAAEVTPLRRVPSTPAVREVEVTPMNRITTIHPSTYNDARAIGESFRSSTPVIMNLTDMDDSDAKRLVDFAAGLVFGLHGSIERVTNKVFLLSPEHIEVDSEGGEPVAPRALFNQS
- a CDS encoding polyphenol oxidase family protein → MFAWRDDDAGLVRAFTDRHDGVSVPPFAGLNLGAHVGDEPAAVAANRARLEEAVGMPTVWADQVHGSDVVHVDAELLQGPRTPTGAVGTGDAMVTDLPGIALGVLVADCTPVLVHDEASALVGVAHAGRPGMVAGVVLRLVEAMRGLGATRLTAAVGPSVCGRCYEVPTEMRAAAAQVAPVSAAVTWSGTAAIDVASGVVDQLQGAGVPVQWVAGCAREDDAYFSYRRDGQTGRFAGVIGRRA
- a CDS encoding YggT family protein translates to MSIVRSVLHLVLYVYFLILIGRLILDWIQVFARQWRPTGVILVVAEAIFTVTDPPLKALRKVFKPLRLGGIAIDVSFLVLIVAVSLLLRIV
- the murC gene encoding UDP-N-acetylmuramate--L-alanine ligase, translated to MGDTPRAPGSALPPVPRNPRFDVLAPRVPIADLGVVHVLAAGGAGMSAIVRLLLDAGVRVRGSDAKDSPLLERLRERGATIWVGHDPERLEGADTVVVSSAIREDNAELAAARARGLRVLHRSQALASAMGEQSRVAIAGANGKTTTSSMLTVALLEAGEAPSFALGGELSTQGVNAALGEGVAFVAEADESDGSFLAYQPDVAVVTNVQPDHLDFYGDFSTVEAAYLEFAATIVDGGLLVVCADDAGSQRLGRRASAAGRRVVRYGFADDADVRLVDPVLDGTSARAVLVEAGVRRELAITVPGRHNLLNAAAAYTAAAHGLGVDPQSVLDGLAAYGGTRRRFETKGEVRGVTVVDDYAHNPGKVEAVVRTAKEIAGEHRLFVIFQPHLYSRTRDFATAFAAGLSPADEILLLDIYGAREEPMDGVTSELIAGPLVQAGRSARVVDVETALASVAHAAQPGDLVLTVGAGDVTWVGPQLLEVLHR
- the lspA gene encoding signal peptidase II, yielding MQEPAGAALSAPRTPDDDGTPAASARPGVLRRYALAAIIALVLDQASKAWALGALADGRVRPLIGDVLSLRLIHNSGAAFSIGDSMTWVMTLIAVAVTLAILWASRRVGSMRWAVALGLLLGGSLGNLVDRFFRDPGPLRGRVVDFIDYGGLFVGNIADIAIVAGACLLIWLVFSNVGLDGSRPQHAAGGATDE
- a CDS encoding DivIVA domain-containing protein; amino-acid sequence: MALTPEDVLNKTFTQTQFRRGYDEREVDDFLDEVVAEMRRMVKDSEDLRARAEDGGPTTTSSAAAPAAAAVAGSGKADEALTRENRDLRARLDKEAAARAAADKRISELEQSGRARDEQAKGDDARLGKAQQGADERIATVNARAKEAEESAQQRIAAANAAADKAEAEAKARQDESAKAAAAQPVADTDGGAGQMAAAAGGGAGASGLIALAQRLHDEHVAEGTTQRDKLIAEAQRKHDELVASGQGKHDDFVRTGQAKHDDFVKTGQGKHDEFLKTGQSKRDQFVGEGTTQRDKLISDAQAKSTTMVTEAEAQRKKILDDLNEQKSRLEAQVAELTTYERDYRRKLKDFIGSQLKGLETNASVAPEPSSKV
- a CDS encoding RluA family pseudouridine synthase — protein: MSETRNVLVPEGLEGERVDAAVARLFGLSRTRAAEMAADGTILVDGASVAKSARVMAGSHVEITLPSADETPVLAVVAEPVPGMRIVHDDDDIVVVDKPVGVAAHPSVGWSGPDVLGGLAAAGYRISTSGASERQGIVSRLDVGTSGLMVVCKSEHAYSVLKRAFKERTVDKTYHALVQGLPDPHVGTIDAPIGRHPSGDYKFAVMDSGKHAITHYELLEAYRHASLLEVTLETGRTHQIRVHMAALRHPCVGDPTYGADPTLGKKLGLERQWLHAMGLGFVHPGTGDYVHFESTYPDDLQTALDRLADMS
- a CDS encoding cell division protein FtsQ/DivIB — translated: MSRGSGTREATEERFAERAAMVRAHRVRRWAVALLVVVVLLALAWVVGFSSALDTRQVAVTGADPTDRRQVERIAEDAIGTPLMRVDGDALARRITEEVPGAAAVSVDPDWPHTLDVKVTSRVPALAVRAGGGAYRLLDLEGVVIRTVSTAPTGVPTVSADGGARVSGHGVRAAQGMLAAMPQEMRRTVKGIAVDSADQISFTLGSTKIIWGDDHTPEVKVKVIQILLAKKPEVIDVSAPDTPVTKG